The Cydia pomonella isolate Wapato2018A chromosome 17, ilCydPomo1, whole genome shotgun sequence genome includes a window with the following:
- the LOC133526930 gene encoding pro-resilin codes for MKAFVACIALALVAAVRAEAPLSGGGYNYNRPSGGGFSGGFSGGLSGGGGYRAVSSGYQTSEGQNVDQQLLEQVRQILLKEESSASSGSISGGFGGSAPSSSYGAPSSSYGAPSSSYGAPSSSYGVPSSGGRVVGINLEGVRQAIQVAQFEQSGGSSGGYPSGPSSSYGAPARAPSGSYGAPY; via the coding sequence TGCATAGCCCTCGCGTTGGTAGCGGCCGTCCGTGCCGAGGCCCCCTTGTCTGGTGGCGGCTACAACTACAACCGCCCGTCCGGTGGTGGATTCAGCGGCGGCTTCAGCGGTGGCCTGAGCGGTGGCGGCGGGTACCGCGCCGTCTCCTCCGGCTACCAGACCTCCGAGGGCCAGAACGTTGACCAGCAACTCCTCGAGCAAGTGCGCCAAATCCTCCTGAAGGAAGAGTCCTCCGCTTCCTCCGGCAGTATCAGCGGTGGTTTCGGCGGAAGCGCTCCTTCTTCCTCTTACGGCGCTCCCTCGTCCTCCTACGGTGCCCCTTCATCGTCCTATGGAGCCCCGTCCTCCAGCTACGGAGTGCCCTCTTCCGGTGGCCGCGTCGTTGGTATCAATCTTGAGGGAGTCCGTCAAGCCATCCAGGTCGCGCAATTCGAGCAGTCCGGTGGCTCTTCCGGTGGATACCCATCTGGCCCATCCTCCTCCTACGGAGCTCCCGCCCGCGCCCCCTCCGGCAGCTACGGTGCCCCCTACTAA